In Symphalangus syndactylus isolate Jambi chromosome 6, NHGRI_mSymSyn1-v2.1_pri, whole genome shotgun sequence, a genomic segment contains:
- the LOC129484551 gene encoding olfactory receptor 51A7-like: MFLLNTSEVEVSPFLLIGIPGLEHAHIWISIPICLMYLMAILGNCTILFVIRTEHSLQEPMYCFLSMLALSYLGLSFSSLPTMLRIFLFNNMGISADACIAQEFFIHGFTDMESSVLLIMSFDCLVAIRNPLRYSSILTSFRVLQIGLAFAIKSVLLVLPLPFTLKRLRYYNKCLLSHSYCLHQDVMKLACYDNRVNFYYGLFVALCMMSDSVFIAISYVFILKTVLGIASHGERLKALNTCVSHICSVLIFYVLPTMLRFAKHKSPLAMILIADAFLLVPPLMNPIVYCIKTRQIRVKVLEKLALKPK, encoded by the coding sequence ATGTTTCTGCTCAATACCTCAGAAGTTGAAGTCTCCCCATTCCTATTGATTGGGATACCAGGACTTGAGCATGCACACATTTGGATATCCATCCCCATCTGCCTTATGTACCTCATGGCTATCCTGGGCAACTGCACCATCCTATTTGTTATCAGAACAGAGCATTCCCTGCAAGAGCCCATGTACTGTTTCCTCTCCATGCTGGCCCTGTCCTACCTGGGCCTGTCTTTCTCCTCCCTACCCACGATGCTGAGAATCTTCTTGTTCAACAACATGGGGATTTCTGCTGATGCATGCATTGCCCAGGAATTCTTCATCCATGGATTCACAGACATGGAGTCTTCAGTCCTCCTAATCATGTCCTTTGATTGCTTAGTAGCCATTCGCAACCCCCTAAGATACAGCTCTATTCTCACCAGCTTCAGGGTTTTGCAAATTGGACTGGCATTTGCCATTAAAAGCGTTCTCCTAGTGCTACCCCTTCCTTTTACTTTAAAGAGACTCAGATACTATAATAAATGCCTTTTATCCCACTCCTACTGCCTTCACCAGGATGTAATGAAACTGGCCTGCTATGACAATAGGGTTAACTTTTATTATGGTTTGTTCGTTGCACTCTGCATGATGTCAGACAGTGTTTTTATTGCTATTTCCTATGTGTTCATCCTGAAGACTGTGTTGGGTATTGCATCCCATGGGGAGCGGCTCAAAGCTCTTAACACCTGTGTGTCTCATATCTGTTCTGTACTCATCTTCTATGTCTTGCCTACCATGCTTCGCTTTGCTAAGCATAAATCCCCTTTAGCTATGATTCTGATAGCAGATGCATTCTTGCTGGTACCACCCTTGATGAATCCCATTGTGTATTGTATAAAAACTCGGCAGATTAGAGTAAAGGTCCTGGAAAAACTGGCTCTGAAGCCTAAATGA